In one Echinicola marina genomic region, the following are encoded:
- the ftsZ gene encoding cell division protein FtsZ — translation MKDYKFDIPKNHKSIIKVIGVGGGGSNAVNHMFSQGIKDVEFVVVNTDSQALKSSPVPLKLQIGAHLTEGLGAGANPEKGRNAALESKEEIRELLSDNTKMVFITAGMGGGTGTGAAPVIAKIAKDMDILTVGIVTAPFIFEGRKKTGAAQRGIEDLRANCDTVLVILNDKLREVYGNLPIRSAFGKADNVLSTAAKSIAEIITVHQDVNVDFEDVKTVMKDAGAAVMGSATEEMEGRAIKAAEKAIASPLLNNVDIKGAEKILLSIMSGEEEELSMDELSEITEYIQERAGDDAEVIFGQGIDPDLKKSIRVTVIATGFQAGALTKDEADKAKKEEQEKEENAKKVIDLDSGKTTKVTEDTTATAGQTFTFTVQQPNPVNNKNEEPSASSAQPAKPQVQPQSQVETEEDYRQTNANSSEDEFEFVPANPTAETRKVTPLYDEEPQAEQPSAPRYEEPSQSNAAYTNDYYEQIKQKAMQRAHERFERLKNLRAANQTPEEFKEKLDKPAYLRKNVKLQDVQHSSETNISKFNLNDDNEILGNNRFLHDNVD, via the coding sequence ATGAAAGATTACAAATTTGATATTCCTAAAAATCACAAGTCTATCATAAAGGTGATAGGCGTGGGAGGCGGTGGTTCCAATGCAGTGAACCACATGTTCAGCCAAGGAATAAAGGATGTGGAGTTTGTGGTAGTAAATACAGACTCGCAGGCATTAAAAAGCAGTCCAGTTCCTTTAAAGCTTCAGATTGGAGCGCACCTTACAGAGGGACTTGGAGCAGGCGCTAATCCTGAGAAAGGAAGAAATGCTGCTTTGGAAAGTAAAGAAGAAATCAGAGAGTTACTTTCTGATAATACCAAAATGGTTTTCATCACTGCTGGTATGGGTGGTGGTACCGGTACAGGCGCTGCTCCAGTGATTGCTAAGATCGCAAAGGATATGGATATCCTTACAGTAGGGATTGTTACTGCGCCATTTATTTTTGAAGGTCGTAAGAAGACTGGCGCTGCCCAAAGGGGGATCGAGGATTTAAGGGCCAACTGTGATACCGTATTGGTTATTCTTAACGATAAGCTAAGAGAGGTTTATGGTAATTTGCCAATCCGTTCAGCATTTGGTAAAGCAGATAATGTTTTGAGCACTGCAGCTAAATCCATTGCGGAAATCATCACTGTTCACCAGGATGTAAACGTCGATTTCGAAGATGTTAAAACGGTAATGAAGGATGCCGGAGCTGCTGTAATGGGATCTGCTACCGAAGAAATGGAAGGCAGAGCGATCAAGGCTGCAGAGAAAGCTATCGCTTCTCCATTGTTGAACAATGTGGATATCAAGGGAGCTGAGAAGATCCTCTTGTCCATCATGTCAGGCGAGGAAGAAGAGCTTTCAATGGATGAATTGAGTGAAATCACTGAATACATCCAAGAGCGTGCAGGTGATGATGCTGAGGTGATCTTCGGTCAGGGTATCGATCCGGACTTGAAGAAATCTATCCGAGTAACCGTTATTGCTACTGGCTTTCAGGCAGGGGCATTGACAAAAGACGAGGCCGATAAAGCAAAAAAAGAGGAGCAAGAGAAAGAGGAAAATGCCAAAAAGGTAATAGACTTGGATTCTGGTAAGACTACCAAGGTAACTGAGGATACTACAGCCACAGCTGGTCAGACCTTTACCTTTACTGTTCAGCAGCCTAATCCCGTCAATAACAAGAATGAAGAGCCAAGTGCATCTTCTGCTCAACCGGCTAAACCACAAGTTCAGCCTCAGAGCCAGGTAGAAACAGAAGAGGATTATCGTCAGACAAATGCAAATTCTTCAGAAGATGAATTTGAGTTTGTACCAGCCAATCCTACTGCCGAAACTAGAAAAGTGACACCATTGTATGACGAGGAGCCTCAAGCTGAGCAGCCAAGTGCACCAAGGTATGAGGAACCAAGTCAGTCCAATGCGGCTTATACCAATGATTATTATGAGCAAATCAAGCAAAAGGCCATGCAGCGTGCGCATGAGCGCTTCGAAAGATTGAAAAATCTAAGGGCTGCCAATCAAACTCCAGAAGAATTTAAGGAGAAGCTTGATAAGCCTGCTTATTTAAGGAAAAATGTAAAACTCCAGGATGTGCAACATAGCTCAGAAACCAACATTTCCAAGTTCAATTTGAATGATGATAATGAGATTCTGGGCAATAACCGGTTTTTACATGATAATGTTGACTAA
- a CDS encoding FAD-binding oxidoreductase yields MANYRLKILEKEPLTHDVNRFKLEKPRGFQFNPGQATEVSLLKAGWEAEKRPFTFTNLPSDDYLEFIIKSYKGHEGVTKRLGNAEVGDEVEIGDAWGTISFKGEGVFIAGGAGITPFIAILRHLRKKNKIGNSMLVFANKTNDDIILYEELKAILGHKFINIISDQKDTAYDKGLINKEYLKNKIGHFDHQHFYVCGPGGFMKAVMGGLKELGAEPDALVFEK; encoded by the coding sequence ATGGCGAACTATAGATTGAAAATTTTGGAAAAAGAGCCATTGACCCATGATGTCAACAGGTTCAAGTTGGAGAAACCGCGTGGCTTTCAGTTTAATCCAGGCCAGGCTACTGAGGTGAGTTTGTTAAAAGCAGGGTGGGAAGCAGAAAAGCGTCCTTTTACATTTACCAATTTGCCTTCAGATGATTATTTGGAATTTATCATTAAGTCCTATAAGGGACACGAAGGAGTGACCAAAAGACTTGGAAATGCTGAAGTAGGGGATGAGGTGGAAATTGGAGATGCTTGGGGAACAATCAGCTTTAAGGGCGAAGGCGTTTTTATAGCTGGAGGGGCAGGAATTACCCCTTTTATAGCTATTTTGAGGCATCTTCGAAAGAAAAATAAGATAGGGAATAGTATGCTGGTTTTTGCCAATAAGACCAATGATGATATTATCCTTTATGAAGAGTTGAAGGCTATTTTGGGGCATAAATTCATCAATATTATCTCTGATCAAAAGGATACCGCTTACGACAAAGGCTTGATCAATAAGGAATATTTGAAAAATAAAATAGGCCATTTTGATCACCAACACTTTTATGTCTGTGGTCCTGGAGGTTTTATGAAGGCCGTTATGGGTGGACTGAAAGAGTTAGGGGCTGAGCCAGATGCCTTGGTTTTTGAAAAGTAA
- the ftsA gene encoding cell division protein FtsA, with product METDKLIVGLDIGTTKICAIIGRKNEFGKLEVLGMGKAVSDGVIRGIVTNIDKTVNAIQKAVNEASDMAEVDIREVIVGIAGQHIRSSVHHGVIIRNTKDDEITIEDVRRLSNDMENIVVPPGNTIIHVMPQDYTVDYEDGIKDPVGMSGARLEADFHIITAQTTAINNINRCVKRAELHSKDLILEPLASSLSVLSDLDKEAGVCLVDIGGGTTDIAIFYDNIIRHTAVIPFGGNIITSDIKEGCMVMQNQAELLKTKFGRAIAEEANPNEIVSIPGLRNRPPKEISVRNLACIIEARMEEIIEMVQSEIVASGLYKKLAGGIVLTGGGSQLQGVGQLFEYMTGLDTRIGYPNEHLGKSKIEEVKSPMYATTVGLVLAGFKALDDREDYYRQRQSVPVEGKNERRQMEMPGKDIFGSIRKRLKDFITDDIGDDSNY from the coding sequence ATGGAAACTGACAAATTAATCGTAGGACTGGACATTGGAACCACGAAAATTTGTGCCATCATTGGGCGCAAAAACGAGTTCGGAAAACTGGAAGTGCTGGGCATGGGCAAGGCAGTGTCTGATGGAGTGATCCGGGGCATTGTTACCAATATTGATAAAACCGTAAATGCGATTCAGAAAGCTGTTAATGAAGCTTCTGATATGGCGGAGGTAGATATCAGAGAGGTAATTGTCGGTATAGCCGGACAGCATATCCGCAGTTCTGTGCACCATGGTGTGATCATCCGAAATACCAAGGATGATGAAATCACCATCGAAGATGTGCGCCGTCTTTCCAATGATATGGAGAATATTGTCGTTCCTCCTGGCAATACGATTATACATGTTATGCCGCAGGATTATACGGTAGATTATGAGGATGGAATCAAGGATCCAGTGGGTATGTCAGGTGCTCGTCTAGAAGCAGATTTCCATATTATTACCGCACAGACCACAGCTATCAATAATATCAACAGATGTGTAAAAAGGGCAGAGCTTCATTCCAAAGATCTGATTCTTGAGCCCCTTGCCAGTTCGCTTTCAGTCCTCAGCGATTTGGATAAAGAGGCAGGTGTTTGTCTTGTAGATATCGGAGGAGGTACTACGGATATCGCTATATTCTATGATAATATCATCCGTCATACGGCGGTGATTCCATTTGGTGGTAACATCATTACCTCCGACATCAAGGAAGGGTGTATGGTGATGCAAAACCAAGCAGAGCTATTGAAAACCAAATTTGGCCGTGCCATAGCTGAGGAGGCCAATCCAAATGAGATCGTATCCATTCCTGGTTTAAGAAACAGGCCTCCAAAGGAAATTTCTGTAAGGAACTTGGCTTGCATTATCGAGGCTAGAATGGAGGAGATCATTGAGATGGTCCAATCTGAAATCGTAGCAAGTGGACTTTATAAGAAATTGGCTGGAGGAATTGTCCTTACAGGAGGTGGTTCACAGCTTCAGGGTGTCGGTCAATTATTTGAATATATGACTGGATTGGACACTAGGATTGGCTATCCAAATGAGCATTTGGGCAAATCTAAGATTGAAGAAGTGAAGAGCCCGATGTATGCCACCACAGTTGGTTTGGTATTGGCTGGCTTCAAAGCCTTGGACGATAGAGAGGATTATTACCGTCAGCGCCAATCTGTTCCGGTTGAGGGCAAAAACGAGCGCAGACAGATGGAAATGCCTGGTAAAGACATTTTTGGAAGTATCAGAAAAAGATTGAAGGACTTTATCACGGACGATATCGGGGACGATAGCAACTATTAA
- a CDS encoding cell division protein FtsQ/DivIB yields the protein MGLKGVKIKQSFVFTALLLVLLVFIGFVEKKGAERSYHGLSVKVKGISDVYFVEEEEISSMLLKEFPMLTDGAKLESIALRNLEEKVESHPFVKNAEVYTDLKGEVLVTVDQYRPMARITRSLAADGYISSEGLILPTSTHYTSRVLIINGAMANELLAAKDLTKEHQGLLDLINFIDQNEFWSAQIASLEIDKNGNINMYQQVGRQRIEFGKPVDIERKFKKINLFYEEIIPEKGWDAYTRVNVEFKDQIICE from the coding sequence ATGGGATTGAAGGGAGTAAAAATAAAGCAATCATTTGTCTTCACGGCCTTGTTGTTGGTCTTGTTGGTATTCATAGGCTTTGTGGAAAAGAAAGGTGCGGAGAGAAGTTACCATGGATTGTCCGTAAAGGTGAAAGGAATAAGTGATGTTTATTTTGTGGAGGAGGAAGAGATATCTTCCATGTTATTGAAAGAGTTTCCTATGCTTACAGATGGAGCGAAACTGGAGAGCATCGCTTTGAGAAACTTGGAAGAAAAGGTGGAGAGTCATCCATTTGTAAAAAATGCAGAAGTATACACTGACCTGAAAGGGGAAGTATTGGTGACAGTGGATCAATATAGGCCAATGGCGAGGATTACGAGGTCTTTGGCTGCAGATGGATATATATCTTCTGAGGGGTTGATTTTGCCAACGTCTACACATTATACCTCAAGGGTATTGATTATAAATGGGGCTATGGCAAATGAGTTGTTGGCGGCCAAAGATTTAACCAAAGAGCACCAGGGACTTTTGGATCTGATCAACTTTATAGATCAAAATGAATTTTGGAGTGCACAGATTGCTTCTTTGGAAATTGATAAAAATGGAAATATAAATATGTACCAGCAGGTGGGAAGACAGCGGATTGAGTTTGGAAAGCCTGTTGATATTGAGAGAAAATTTAAAAAAATCAATCTCTTCTATGAGGAGATTATCCCTGAAAAAGGTTGGGATGCCTATACCAGGGTAAATGTGGAATTTAAGGATCAAATCATTTGTGAATAA
- a CDS encoding NADPH-dependent FMN reductase: MIKIIIGTNRKNALSKSIGLLYQEILKELGVKSELIDLRKLPNDFVFTALYENNGRNQDYNELHDQIKTGDKFVFIVPEYNGSFPGILKSFIDGMTYPNTFRNKKCALVGLSSGIGGGGIALSHLTDIFNYLGMHVLASKPKLAKIEENMSNNLLTNKFYIDLLKSQAEMLINF; the protein is encoded by the coding sequence ATGATCAAAATTATTATAGGTACCAATAGAAAAAACGCGCTTTCAAAAAGCATAGGTTTACTGTACCAGGAAATTCTGAAGGAACTAGGAGTAAAATCTGAATTAATTGATCTAAGGAAGCTTCCAAACGATTTTGTCTTTACTGCCTTATATGAAAACAATGGGCGAAACCAAGATTATAATGAACTTCATGATCAAATAAAAACTGGAGACAAATTCGTATTTATCGTTCCTGAATACAATGGCTCCTTTCCCGGGATATTAAAGTCATTTATCGATGGCATGACCTATCCCAATACCTTCAGAAACAAAAAATGTGCTTTGGTGGGACTTTCCTCTGGAATAGGCGGCGGTGGCATCGCATTGAGCCACCTGACCGACATATTCAACTACCTGGGAATGCATGTCTTGGCGAGTAAACCAAAACTTGCAAAAATTGAGGAAAATATGTCTAATAACTTGCTCACCAACAAGTTTTACATAGACCTTTTAAAATCCCAGGCAGAAATGTTGATTAACTTTTAG
- a CDS encoding amidohydrolase — protein MYRILLTSFCLLISSFIFGQNQLHQKIDQSTKSIESKVIDWRRDIHQHPELGNQETRTAALVAKHLRQIGIEVKENVAVTGVVGFLKGGHEGPTVALRADMDALPVTERNDLPFKSTKTTIYNDQETGIMHACGHDTHVAILMGVAEVLAGMKDELHGNVKFIFQPAEEGVFDPGIDSWGAKQMVEEGVMDDVNAVFGLHINSQTEVGKIKYRSGPAMAAVDNLKLTVKGRQAHGAYPWSSIDPIVTAAQIINSLQTIISRNVNITENPAIVTIGSIHGGLRQNIIPEEVEMLGTIRTYGHEQQELIHRRIHEIVSHTAQAAAAQVNIEIDKIYPATINNPELTKKMVQTLNTVAGKENIIYHDPITGAEDFSYFQQEVPGLFIFLGGMPKGKDPTKVAAHHTPDFFIDEESLKLGVRALSYLTVDYMDQQ, from the coding sequence ATGTATAGAATCCTCCTTACCTCTTTTTGTCTACTGATAAGCTCTTTCATCTTCGGTCAAAACCAACTGCATCAAAAGATTGACCAGAGCACCAAATCGATTGAATCAAAAGTGATCGATTGGCGCAGAGACATCCATCAGCATCCAGAATTGGGCAACCAAGAAACCCGGACTGCAGCCTTAGTCGCAAAACACCTTAGACAGATAGGGATAGAGGTAAAAGAAAATGTAGCGGTCACTGGTGTCGTCGGATTTTTGAAAGGTGGTCATGAAGGACCTACTGTTGCACTGAGGGCGGATATGGATGCCTTGCCGGTTACTGAAAGAAACGATTTACCATTTAAGTCTACCAAGACCACCATATATAATGATCAGGAAACAGGAATCATGCATGCTTGTGGACATGACACCCATGTAGCCATTTTAATGGGTGTAGCAGAGGTCTTGGCAGGCATGAAGGATGAACTTCACGGCAATGTCAAATTTATCTTTCAACCAGCAGAAGAAGGTGTCTTTGATCCCGGAATTGATTCCTGGGGTGCCAAACAAATGGTAGAAGAAGGCGTGATGGACGATGTAAATGCTGTTTTTGGTCTGCACATCAATTCCCAAACCGAAGTGGGCAAAATAAAATACCGATCAGGACCTGCCATGGCAGCAGTGGACAACCTCAAGCTTACCGTCAAAGGCAGACAGGCCCATGGGGCCTACCCTTGGTCATCAATTGATCCAATTGTAACCGCTGCACAAATCATCAATTCCCTGCAAACCATTATCAGCAGAAATGTAAACATCACCGAAAACCCGGCTATTGTCACCATTGGCAGTATTCATGGAGGCCTTCGCCAAAACATCATACCTGAAGAAGTAGAAATGCTTGGAACCATCAGGACCTATGGCCACGAACAGCAGGAGCTAATACACAGAAGAATTCATGAGATTGTGAGCCACACAGCACAGGCAGCTGCTGCTCAAGTCAATATTGAAATTGACAAAATTTACCCTGCCACTATCAACAACCCAGAACTTACCAAGAAAATGGTACAAACACTAAACACTGTTGCAGGTAAAGAAAACATCATTTACCATGATCCTATCACGGGAGCAGAAGATTTCAGTTATTTCCAACAAGAAGTCCCTGGTTTATTTATCTTTTTGGGTGGAATGCCCAAAGGGAAAGATCCTACAAAAGTAGCTGCCCACCATACGCCCGATTTCTTCATTGATGAGGAAAGTCTTAAACTCGGAGTAAGGGCCCTGAGTTATTTAACTGTAGATTATATGGATCAGCAATAA
- a CDS encoding purine-nucleoside phosphorylase, with translation MKKGNTEAYIDQISQAVSFIQGSYAGQPKVGVILGTGLGQLIDHIDVEKSISYTDIPNFPISTVETHAGELIFGKLSGVELVIMKGRFHYYEGYNMKEVTFPVRVMKQLGIAQLIVSNAAGGLKPDFKVGDVMIINDHIDLFPENPLRGRNLDDFGVRFPDMSEPYHLDLIDEALKIAKERGINAHQGVYAGVQGPNLETRAEYKYLRTIGADAVGMSTVPEVIVARQMDLPVFAMSAITDLCSPGNIKKISIQEVIAAAAIAEPKMTEIVRDLLYKI, from the coding sequence ATGAAAAAAGGAAACACCGAAGCATATATAGACCAAATTAGCCAAGCAGTAAGTTTTATCCAGGGGTCATACGCGGGGCAGCCCAAGGTCGGAGTGATTTTAGGTACTGGATTGGGACAATTGATAGATCATATTGATGTGGAAAAGTCCATTTCCTATACAGATATTCCCAACTTTCCTATTTCAACCGTTGAGACCCATGCTGGAGAGTTGATTTTCGGAAAGCTGTCTGGGGTTGAGCTTGTGATCATGAAAGGTCGTTTCCATTATTACGAAGGCTATAATATGAAGGAGGTCACCTTTCCAGTGAGGGTGATGAAACAACTTGGTATAGCGCAATTAATAGTGTCAAATGCTGCGGGAGGATTGAAACCTGATTTTAAAGTGGGTGATGTGATGATCATCAATGATCATATTGATCTATTTCCGGAGAATCCGCTGAGAGGGAGGAATTTGGATGATTTTGGTGTAAGGTTTCCTGATATGAGTGAACCTTATCATTTAGATTTAATAGATGAGGCTTTAAAGATTGCCAAAGAAAGGGGAATTAATGCCCATCAAGGCGTTTATGCCGGGGTGCAGGGACCTAACTTGGAAACCAGAGCAGAATACAAATATTTAAGAACAATAGGTGCAGATGCAGTGGGTATGAGCACGGTGCCGGAGGTGATAGTGGCCAGGCAGATGGATTTGCCAGTGTTTGCTATGTCAGCCATCACGGATTTATGTTCCCCTGGTAATATCAAGAAAATTTCCATACAAGAAGTGATTGCAGCCGCGGCCATTGCAGAACCAAAGATGACCGAAATCGTCAGGGACTTACTGTATAAAATATAA